A region of the Fibrobacter succinogenes genome:
TGAAGGGCATCGTGAAACAGGTGATGTTGCCGCTTTGGAACGCTGTTGCATTCTTTGTTTCTAACCATAACGCCGATGCTGCCAAGGGCCAGTTGAATTGGAAGCCGGGTCAGGAAGTGAAGAGCGACAACGAACTTGACCGCTGGATGCTTGCAACATTGCAGGATCTCGCCGCCAAGGTCGAAGTGGAAATGAAGGCTTACCGCTTGTACAACGTGGTGCCTGCTGTGATTGCTGCAGTTGATGACCTCACGAACTGGTACGTGCGCCGCAGCCGTCGCCGCTTCTGGAAGTCCGAAAACGATGGCGACAAGAACGCCGCCTACGCAACCATGTACAAGGTGCTCGTAGACTTCTCCAAGATTCTCGCTCCGTTCCTCCCGCTCCTCGCCGAAGAAATCTACCAGATTCTCGTTCGCGAAGTCGATGCCAACGCTCCGGTGAGCGTGCACCTCTGCGAATTCCCGAGCGCCGACAAGTCCCTCATGGACGAAAAGCTCGTGGAACGCATCGCCATGGTGCGTGGCATGGTCGAAATGGGCCGCGTGATTCGTGCTACGAACAACGTAAAGAACCGTATGCCGATTGCCAGTATGACGGTGGTTGCTCACGGCACCGAAGAAAAGAACGTCGCCGAGACCATGAAGGACTTGATCCTCGAAGAACTCAACGTTCGCGAAATGAAGTTCCTCGAAGATGAGACGAAACTCGTGCAGCTTTCTGCTAAGCCGAACTTCCTCGCTATTAAGGCAAAGGGGCCGGATTATGCAAAGAACATGAAGGTGATTTCCGCTAAGCTCAACAGCCTCACGGTTGATGAAATCAAGGCTCTCCAGGCTGGCGAAACCATCAAGTTCGAATTCGGTGAAGTTGGTGCTGACTGCTTGATGCTCAACCGCATCGTGGCCGATGGCATGGCCGTGGAAGCCAACCAGCACTTCACCGTGGCTCTGGACCTCAAGATTACCGACGAACTCCGCCGCGCTTGCGTGGCCCGCGAACTCGTGAACCGCATCCAGAATCGCCGTAAGGATCAGGACTACGCCATCACCGATAAGATCGAAGTGACGTTGTTCTCTGCAAGCGAAGTCTTCAAGCAGGCCGTTGCTGAGAATGAGGCTTACATTGCTGGCGAGACCCAAGCTGTTAAGATTGCCTGGGCTGCAGCAGCCGATGGCCTCGAAGCTAACGATGCTGACGGAGAGGCATTCGCATTTACGACTGTAAAAGCGTAACCTAGCATGTCATTGCGAGGCTCCGTAAGGAGCCGCGGCAATCTCAAAACATTTATCCCCGGAATCTAAAATTCCGGGGATATTTTATATATATTCATATATGTATCATGAAGTTTGTTAGAAACCTGATTCTTGCTTTAGCTTTGCTCTTGCCGGGTATTTCGATGGCTGAGGAAGGGTTTAGTCTTTATCCATATCCAATAGATTTTTCGATTGGAGGAGGACCGGGATTATTCTCAACTTCATTGGAATTTGTTTTAGGTTCTTGTGCTTCACTCTATGAAACGCCCAAATCTGATTCTTTACAAAACTTTTTTGAGCCAAGACATGCACTAACATGGACTAATCGTATTCGGATGATTTATGATTACGACAATCATCAATATGGATTTCTTTTTCAACCAAGCATACGGTATATGTTCAAATTGATTGCATTCACTGCTGTAGTGGGCCCAGAAGTAGGATGGGAAACAGAAACAGGATTTGAATACGGAATGTCAGCTCGTGTTGGAGGAATTCCAGGATTATTTTTGACAAATTATGAAGTTGGCTATTTGATTAATTCCCAAAGGTTTTACTTTACGGTAGTATTTGATATGTTTTCTCTCTTGATGTTGTTAAGCGGGGCGTGATTTCTACACAGGAAGCCAAAACACGGAGCATCCTTTTTTATATTCACAATCATGAAATTTATTAGGAACTTGATTCTTGCTTTAGCTTTGTTCTTGCCTAGTATTTCAATGGCAGAAGGTGATTCAACTTACACACCTAAGAAAAAAGCCTCGGATTATATACCACGGCCTAATGGGATAGAGGTGGGTGGCGGAAATATGTTTGTGGCTGGATTGGAGTGGTGGTCCCTGCCTTCTTTTTTAATCTATGCGCAAGAACGTCCAAAGAGTATACAAGGTCTATGGGCTCCGCGTTATGCCTTTGTATGGTCCATTCGTACCAGATATGTCTATGATTACATAGACCATGAACATGGTATTTTGTTTTATCCGAACATTCAGGGGTTGTATGCCATTTTTACAGGTGTTGCAGTCGGCCCTCAGGTGGGTTGGTTTTCTTCGACGGGTTTAGACTATGGCGCTTCCGTCCGCTTTGACGTGTTGTCTATACTGAATGTTGAAGTTGGTTATTTTGCTAAAAAAGAAAATATTTTTGTGAACGCCATATTTACGGTGTCGTTCCCGAGAATGCTGATTTTCGATCCCTAAAAATTTTTTCCTGCTCCACGAAACTCGGCGCCTCTTTTTGTTTTTCAATATTTGAGAAAACTGTAAAAGTTTCTCTGATTTATCTTCTTTACTTTTACATATTCTGTAAAAGTAAATTGCTTGTTTTACATATTTTGTAAAATTCAAAATTCTCTAAAATCTTTAAAATTCTGAAAAATTGCCGTTTTTAGCGTAAATTCGACAATTTTAACAATTTCTGTAAAATTGGCACGGTCTTTGCATATTGGGGGCGGTAAATTAACCGCCTTCAATGGATTGTGCTTATGAATTTTTCAAAATGGACCGGGTTAGGTAACGATTTTGTTCTCCTGGAACCGGGTGAGTCGCTGGATTTTGGCAGCGGACTTGAACAGCGTATCATTAAACTTTGCGACCGCCGTTTTGGCATTGGTGCCGATGGTGTGGTCCTTGTGACTCCCATGGATGCCGAGGGTTGCCTCGTGCTTAATGGTGTCGGTGGTGCGGGCCCTGCGTCAAAGGCTGTTGCAAACGGTGTCGATTTTGAAATGCGCATTTTCAATGCGGATGGCTCGGAAGCGGCGATGTGCGGGAACGCTACGCGTTGTGTGGCGAAGTTTATCCGTAGTCGCGGTCTTGCAAAGTCCGAAGACACGAAGGTTTTCAATTTGCACACGAAGAGCGGTCTTGTTCGCCCAACGCTTTTGGACGATGGTCGCGTGTGCGTTGACATGGGACATCCGAGGACGTTCCTTGGCTCGATTAAGCTTACGGCTGACTGCTATGATTTTACCGCGGAGACGGTTTCGATGGGAAATCCGCACGCGGTCATTTTTGTTGATGATATCGAAAAGATTCAACTTGAAAAATGGGGAAGTATTCTCGAAGTCGATAAGCAGTTCCCTGACCGTTGCAATATTGAATTTGCTCAGGTGATTTCGCCCACGCAAATCCGCATGCGGGTTTGGGAACGAGGGTGTGGAGTCACGATGGCTTGTGGTACTGGCAGCTGCGCCACCCTCGTTGCGGCCCAGCGCACGGGCCGCGTGGGCGTCGAGGCAGATGTTGTTCTTGACGGTGGCGTTTTGCACATCAAGCACGAAGAAGATGGCCCTGTTTTGATGACTGGCCCTGCGGAAGAAGTTTTTAAAGGAGAAATCAGCATTTAGCACTGAGCCAGGCGTTGCGGGCTGGCGTTTGAAGCCCGCTAGAAAGGGTAGCGCCCTTCGGCAGGCTCAGGGACCTGGTCACTGAGAATGCTGATGGAAGCGAGGGGAAGACCTGCCCCTTTCACCCTCACCACTAACCACTAATCACTGTTTACTAACCACTAAAAATATGAACGAATCTTACATCAACTCCTACTACGATCGCCTTCCTGGCAGCTACCTCTTCTCGACCATTGCCCAGAAAATCAAGGAATATCAGGGCTCGCATGCGAATGCGGATATCATCCGTCTTGGAATTGGCGATGTGACGACGCCGCTCATTCCCGAGGTCATCAAGGCCATGCATGCGGCTGTTGACGAAATGGCGGTGAAGGGAACTTTCCGCGGTTATGGTCCGGAACAGGGCTATGATTTTGTGCGCGAGGCGATTGTTCGTGGCGAATATACGGCACGTGGCATCGAGATGGATCCGAACGATATTTTTGTGAGCGATGGTTCCAAGTGCGATGTGGCGAATATTCAGGAACTTTTTTCAGAAAATGTAAAGATTGCAATTCCTGACCCTGTTTATCCGGTGTATCTTGATTCGAATGTGATGGCGGGGCGTACGGGTGTTCTTCAGGCGGATGGTCATTTCTCGGAAGTGACTTACCTTGCTTCGACAGCCGAAAACAATTTCCAGCCGGAATTGCCGAAAAATCCGGTGCAGTTGATTTACCTTTGCAGCCCGAACAACCCGACGGGTACGGTGCTTAGCCGTGAAACGCTTCAGAAGTTTGTCAACTACGCCAACGAAAATGGGGCACTGATTTTGTTTGATGGCGCCTACAACTGCTACATTCAGGATGAATCTTTGCCGCACTCCATTTTTGAAATTCCGGGTGCCCGTACTTGCGCGATTGAGTTCCGCAGTTTTAGCAAGACGGCTGGCTTTACGGGCGTGCGTTGCGCTTATACGGTGATTCCGCACGAACTTTCGAAACTCCATGCGATGTGGAATCGTCGCCAGTGCACGAAGTTTAACGGTGTGAGCTATGTGACGCAGCGTGCTGCCGAAGCGATTTATTCTCCGGTGGGTTGGCAACAGACGAAGGAAGTGATTGCAGGTTACATGCGCACGGCTGGCGTGATTCGTGAGGAATTGACTGCGGCCGGCTACACGGTGTTCGGCGGTGAACATGCTCCGTACATTTGGTGGAAGATTCCGGATGGCGAAAAGTCGTTCGATTTCTTTGACCGCCTGCTTGCAACTTGCGAAGTCGTGGGTACGCCGGGAAGTGGCTTTGGCCCGTGTGGCGAAGGTTACTTCCGCTTGACGGCTTTTGGCGATTACGAACGCACCTGCGAAGCTCTGAGAAGAATTAGAGAGAAACTTTAATTCCAAACTCCGAATTCCTCAATCATAATTATTCTAATTACTATCTTATGACCATGCCCACTTCTATAGGTCCAGAAATTTCGGTAATCCAAAAGATTAGCGTTGCGATTATTCACGAGCGCGATGTTGAAAAGTTGCTCGAGAATGTGCTTGGCATTTTGGAATCTGAACTTGGAATGCTGCGCGGTACGTTTGCGCTGCTTTTTGGCGATACACTGAAAATCGAAGCTTCGCGCGGGCTTGACGAATCAGAAAAACAGCGTGGCTCTTATCGAATGGGCGAAGGTATTACGGGGCATGTAGCCGAACGTGGCTTGAGTCATGTGATTCCGGACTTGCGCAAGGATTCCAGATTCTTGAACCGTACGGGTAGCCGCCATTACGAATCTCAAGTGGCGTTTATTTGTGTGCCGCTGATTCATGACGGACAAGTGATTGGAACGCTTTCGATTGACCGCCCGGTTGACGGTTCGACCGACTTGGATCGCGATGTAGCGTTGCTCGAAATTATTGCAAATATTACGGGCGATGCGGCGAATGAATGCATTGAACTTCACGGCGAACGCGAGGCAATGCTCGAAGAAAACCGCAAGTTACGCGATATGCTTTCGAACAATCCGGGCGAGCTCGTGGGTAATTGCCGCGAAATGCGCTTGGTTTACGAACAAGTGCGTCAGGTGGCGCCGAGTGATGCAACGGTGTTGATTCGTGGCGGTAGCGGTACGGGTAAGGAAATGATTGCCCGCGCTATTGTGAACTTGTCGGGTCGAAAGGATAAGCCGTTCATTACGCTCAACTGCGCTGCACTCCCGGAAAACCTTGTTGAAAGTGAACTTTTCGGACATGAAAAGGGGGCGTTTACGGGCGCCTTGAACCGCCGTATTGGCCGTGCAGAAGCGGCTGATGGGGGTACGCTGTTCCTTGATGAAGTTGGCGATTTGACCATGCAGACCCAGGTCAAGTTGTTGCGCTTTTTGCAGGAGCGTACTTTTAGCCGCGTCGGTAGCAACGAAGAATTGCATTCTGATGTGCGTTTTTTGGCGGCGACGAGCCGTAATCTCGAAGACCTTATTGCTCAGGGTAAGTTCCGCGAAGACCTTTTCTACCGCTTGAACATTTTCCCGATCACGATGCCTGATTTGGCGAAGCGCAAATCCGATATTATTTTGCTTGCAGAACACTTTATCGAAAAGATGAATCTGCGTTATGGCAAGAAAGTGCAGCGCCTTTCGACAACGGCAATCAATTTGCTTATGAGTTATCATTGGCCGGGCAACGTGCGTGAGCTTGAAAACTGCATTGAACGTGCGGTGCTTACGGCTACCGATGATTGCGTCCATAGCTACAACTTGCCGCCTTCGTTGCAGACAAGTTTGAGCGTAGGCTCCATTGGAGCTCCGAACGAAAAGATTGCACCGCTTGAAGTGATGATGGAAAATTACGAACGTGAAATCATTACCGAAGCCATCAAGCGCAATGATGGTAATATCTCGGCAGCGGGGCGCGACTTGGGCGTTTCTCCGCGTATGATGAATTACCGCATGAATAAGCTCGGGATTAAGTCTGGGCGATAGCGCTAATTATTTTATAAATGAATGGTTGTACGTTTTATGGCGTGCAGCCTTTTTTTTGTGTGCTCAGGAAACGGGATTAGGGAATGCAAAAAAAAATCACCCGTCTTTTGACGAGTGATTTTGCTTCGGTTTTTGATGTGCTTAAATCGTATTAGAAAATGTCGCGAGACAATTTCTTCCTACTTCTAACATCCTACTGTCTACTAATAGATGAAAAGCATTTCACGATATTTCGGAAGCGGCCACTTTTCGTCCGGGACGATCTTTTCGAGCGAGTCCACGATCAAGCGGAGATCGAGCATGCCGTTCAAGATGTCTTCGTGTTTAGAGGCGAGAGCCTTTTCCATGACTTCGATAGCGGCAAGAAGCTTCTTGATACCTTCACCAAGCGGCTTGGCGTAAGAATCGAGAGCCGGGAAGCCCTGGTTCAGAGCCATTTCGTTTGCCTTGAGGGCTGCGGAGTAAGCTTCGATGGCCTGCGGGAGAATGATGTCCTTGGCCATGTCGCGTGCGATTTCACCTTCGATGTGAATCTTCTTGTGGTAGTCTTCCATGTTGACTTCGTAGCGGGAATCGAGTTCGCGCTTGTTGAACACGCCGTACTTTTCGAAGAGGGCGACGTTTTCTTTCTTGGTGAGTGCCTGGAGGGCTTCCATCGTGGTGCGGGTGTTCGGGAGACCGCGCTTTGCAGCTTCTTCGACCCATTCGTCCGTGTAACCATTGCCGTTGAAGATAACGCGCTTGTGTTCCTTGACAATCTTCTGCAAGAGGTTCTGGAGTTCTTCGTGGAACTTTTCTGCAGGAACGTTTGAGAGCTTGTCTGCGATGATGTCGAAGGCTTCGGCAACGATTGTGTTGAGGATGACGTTCGGTTCAGAGCAGCTCTGGCTGGAGCCCGGTGCGCGGAATTCGAACTTGTTGCCGGTGAAGGCGAACGGAGAAGTTCTGTTGCGGTCCGTAGCGTCACGCGGGAGCGGCGGGAGTGTGTCGGAACCGAGTTTGAGTGCGCCTGCCTGCTTGCTGGATTTCGGATCGCCCTTTTCGAGCTGGTCGACGACGTCAGCAAGCTGGTCGCCGAGGTACATGGAGATGATTGCCGGAGGAGCTTCGTTGGCGCCAAGGCGGTGGTCGTTACCGGCACTTGCAACAGCCATACGGAGCAAGTCAGCGTGAGTATCGACTGCGTAAATCACAGCGCAGAGCGTGGTGAGGAATATGGCGTTCTGGTGCGGGTCCTTGCCCGGGTTTAAAAGGTTGGTCTTGCCGTAGTTCACGGACCAGTTGTTGTGTTTACCGGAACCGTTGATGCCTGCGAACGGCTTTTCGTGGAGGAGGCAAACGAGTCCGTGGCGGTCAGCAACCTGGCGGAGAACTTCCATAATCTGCATGTTGTGGTCGCAAGCGAGGTTCACTTCTTCAAACATCGGAGCGAGTTCGAACTGAGCCGGAGCGACTTCGTTGTGGCGGGTCTTAGCCGGAATGCCGAGCTTCCAGAGTTCCTTTTCCACATCGTTCATGAAGTTCAAAATGCGGGACGGAATGCTACCGAAGTAGTGGTCTTCCATCTGCTGGTGCTTTGCCGGAGCGGCACCGAACAAGGTGCGGCCAGCCTGATAAAGGTCCGGACGCTGGAGGTAGAAACGCTTGTCGACGAGGAAGTATTCCTGTTCGGCACCGAGTGTGACGGTGACCTTCTGCTGTGCGACACCGAAGAGGCCCATGAGGCGGTCGGCAGATTTCTGCAAAGCCTGAATGGAGCGGAGAAGCGGAGTCTTCTTGTCAAGTGCTTCGCCAGTGTAGCTACAGAATGCAGTCGGGATGCAGAGGGTTGCACCGTTGCCGTGACGCTTGATGAATGCCGGAGAGGTCGGGTCCCAGGCGGTGTAGCCGCGGGCTTCAAACGTAGAGCGAAGGCCGCCGCTCGGGAAGGAAGAGGCGTCCGGTTCACCAACGATCAAGTTCTTGCCGCTGAATGCGAGGATGGCTTTGCCATCTTCGGGTTCAAGGAAGGAGTCATGCTTTTCGGCGGTGGAACCGGTAAGAGGCTGGAACCAGTGAGTAAAGTGAGTGGCGCCGCGATCGATGGCCCACTTTTTCATGGCGTGGGCAACTTCGCCAGCGATGCTCGGGTCAAGCGGTGCGCCGCCATCGATGGTGGCGAAGAGCTTCTTGCAAATGTCCTTGGGAAGATATGCGCGCATGGCCTCGGCGTTGAAGACGTCTTCGCCGTAGAAGTCAATGTTTGCGGGTGCTGCGGGGAGGTTTGCGCCGGCGTTTTCGCTGGCGATTTCCTTGATAGCTTTTAATCTGTATTCGTTGCTCATGGCAATCTCCTTAAGTTTTTTTTCGCAGCCTTATAAGCGAAAAGTGTGCCAATTCGGAAATTTGCCTGTAAAACCGCGAATTTCGCTCGAAAACGAAAAATGAAAATTTGATGAGCTTTTATTTCGCGTTTTGAAAATTACAGATTTTGGAAAAATGCTGTTGGAATTACAAAATGTGTAAATCGAATGCTGCGCTGTCGTCAATCCGAGCGAAGTTATATATGATAGTTGGCAATTTAATGCTTTAGTAGAGTTAAGTTCTCTGGGCTAGGATCTAAAACCTTTGGTTCTGCTCAAATATTGCTGTTTGTGTGGAGAAAACTGACAAAGAATGAGTGAGCGTTTGCAAAAATTGATATTTTACATTTTTTGTA
Encoded here:
- a CDS encoding DUF5915 domain-containing protein, which produces NGIILAEDGSKMSKSKRNYPDPNDLIERTGADAIRLFMINSAALKAEDLRFSEEGVKGIVKQVMLPLWNAVAFFVSNHNADAAKGQLNWKPGQEVKSDNELDRWMLATLQDLAAKVEVEMKAYRLYNVVPAVIAAVDDLTNWYVRRSRRRFWKSENDGDKNAAYATMYKVLVDFSKILAPFLPLLAEEIYQILVREVDANAPVSVHLCEFPSADKSLMDEKLVERIAMVRGMVEMGRVIRATNNVKNRMPIASMTVVAHGTEEKNVAETMKDLILEELNVREMKFLEDETKLVQLSAKPNFLAIKAKGPDYAKNMKVISAKLNSLTVDEIKALQAGETIKFEFGEVGADCLMLNRIVADGMAVEANQHFTVALDLKITDELRRACVARELVNRIQNRRKDQDYAITDKIEVTLFSASEVFKQAVAENEAYIAGETQAVKIAWAAAADGLEANDADGEAFAFTTVKA
- the dapF gene encoding diaminopimelate epimerase; protein product: MNFSKWTGLGNDFVLLEPGESLDFGSGLEQRIIKLCDRRFGIGADGVVLVTPMDAEGCLVLNGVGGAGPASKAVANGVDFEMRIFNADGSEAAMCGNATRCVAKFIRSRGLAKSEDTKVFNLHTKSGLVRPTLLDDGRVCVDMGHPRTFLGSIKLTADCYDFTAETVSMGNPHAVIFVDDIEKIQLEKWGSILEVDKQFPDRCNIEFAQVISPTQIRMRVWERGCGVTMACGTGSCATLVAAQRTGRVGVEADVVLDGGVLHIKHEEDGPVLMTGPAEEVFKGEISI
- a CDS encoding LL-diaminopimelate aminotransferase, producing MNESYINSYYDRLPGSYLFSTIAQKIKEYQGSHANADIIRLGIGDVTTPLIPEVIKAMHAAVDEMAVKGTFRGYGPEQGYDFVREAIVRGEYTARGIEMDPNDIFVSDGSKCDVANIQELFSENVKIAIPDPVYPVYLDSNVMAGRTGVLQADGHFSEVTYLASTAENNFQPELPKNPVQLIYLCSPNNPTGTVLSRETLQKFVNYANENGALILFDGAYNCYIQDESLPHSIFEIPGARTCAIEFRSFSKTAGFTGVRCAYTVIPHELSKLHAMWNRRQCTKFNGVSYVTQRAAEAIYSPVGWQQTKEVIAGYMRTAGVIREELTAAGYTVFGGEHAPYIWWKIPDGEKSFDFFDRLLATCEVVGTPGSGFGPCGEGYFRLTAFGDYERTCEALRRIREKL
- a CDS encoding sigma 54-interacting transcriptional regulator — encoded protein: MPTSIGPEISVIQKISVAIIHERDVEKLLENVLGILESELGMLRGTFALLFGDTLKIEASRGLDESEKQRGSYRMGEGITGHVAERGLSHVIPDLRKDSRFLNRTGSRHYESQVAFICVPLIHDGQVIGTLSIDRPVDGSTDLDRDVALLEIIANITGDAANECIELHGEREAMLEENRKLRDMLSNNPGELVGNCREMRLVYEQVRQVAPSDATVLIRGGSGTGKEMIARAIVNLSGRKDKPFITLNCAALPENLVESELFGHEKGAFTGALNRRIGRAEAADGGTLFLDEVGDLTMQTQVKLLRFLQERTFSRVGSNEELHSDVRFLAATSRNLEDLIAQGKFREDLFYRLNIFPITMPDLAKRKSDIILLAEHFIEKMNLRYGKKVQRLSTTAINLLMSYHWPGNVRELENCIERAVLTATDDCVHSYNLPPSLQTSLSVGSIGAPNEKIAPLEVMMENYEREIITEAIKRNDGNISAAGRDLGVSPRMMNYRMNKLGIKSGR
- a CDS encoding glutamine synthetase III; the encoded protein is MSNEYRLKAIKEIASENAGANLPAAPANIDFYGEDVFNAEAMRAYLPKDICKKLFATIDGGAPLDPSIAGEVAHAMKKWAIDRGATHFTHWFQPLTGSTAEKHDSFLEPEDGKAILAFSGKNLIVGEPDASSFPSGGLRSTFEARGYTAWDPTSPAFIKRHGNGATLCIPTAFCSYTGEALDKKTPLLRSIQALQKSADRLMGLFGVAQQKVTVTLGAEQEYFLVDKRFYLQRPDLYQAGRTLFGAAPAKHQQMEDHYFGSIPSRILNFMNDVEKELWKLGIPAKTRHNEVAPAQFELAPMFEEVNLACDHNMQIMEVLRQVADRHGLVCLLHEKPFAGINGSGKHNNWSVNYGKTNLLNPGKDPHQNAIFLTTLCAVIYAVDTHADLLRMAVASAGNDHRLGANEAPPAIISMYLGDQLADVVDQLEKGDPKSSKQAGALKLGSDTLPPLPRDATDRNRTSPFAFTGNKFEFRAPGSSQSCSEPNVILNTIVAEAFDIIADKLSNVPAEKFHEELQNLLQKIVKEHKRVIFNGNGYTDEWVEEAAKRGLPNTRTTMEALQALTKKENVALFEKYGVFNKRELDSRYEVNMEDYHKKIHIEGEIARDMAKDIILPQAIEAYSAALKANEMALNQGFPALDSYAKPLGEGIKKLLAAIEVMEKALASKHEDILNGMLDLRLIVDSLEKIVPDEKWPLPKYREMLFIY